One region of Corvus moneduloides isolate bCorMon1 chromosome 1, bCorMon1.pri, whole genome shotgun sequence genomic DNA includes:
- the CSPG5 gene encoding chondroitin sulfate proteoglycan 5 isoform X4, which produces MAPRAPRAPRALALLLAIGALASAWPPQNSSVGEGRAWEGSLESSPPKWDLASGDPPGGPSNSTSAGGAAAGPQLEPPGAGTATTEPSAMPEGCPGCAGEGEASAVPPRAVTWPGDGGTVPVALGSPEEPGSGDRPTPASPPGAGSFGGLPAAPPSPPGPQLATDSAESDLLLAAGGSAAPRTPVLGEPSPVPAAGGDSGGPPELWAAASSPAPAQGARGWTDLTWLQEPITAATGPAKPPADRTGSEIIDVDYYDLFEGGEGLGGFPGGGRGAAGSARRREPEGAATPWALHELYDDFTPFDDADFYPTTSFYADGDDEDELEDEEEEEEEEDGGLEDENGYRPPTSAAPGAAPAPQDPRPTGHRAAAPPPPPGVSGGSPTAWPRPGERGPPENGSECRSGYVRHNSSCRSLCDLVPSYCHNGGQCYLVESHGAFCRCNTQDYTWHKGTRCESIVTDFQVMCVAVGSAALVVLLLFMLTVFFAKKLYLLKTENSKLRKTKYRTPSELHNDNFSLSTIAEGSHPNDDPGAPHKLQDSLKSCLKDEEPFNIHNSTSPKHDGGKGEQDVGELNCLQNNLT; this is translated from the exons AtggccccccgcgccccccgcgccccccgcgccctggccctgctgctggcgATCGGCGCCCTCG CATCCGCGTGGCCCCCCCAAAACTCCAGCGTTGGCGAGGGGAGAGCCTGGGAGGGCTCGTTGGAGAGCAGCCCCCCGAAATGGGACCTGGCGAGTGGAGACCCCCCTGGGGGACCCAGCAACAGCACCAGCGCCGGGGGGGCCGCGGCAGGACCCCAGCTAGAGCCTCCCGGGGCGGGCACGGCCACCACGGAGCCGTCGGCCATGCCCGAGGGGTGCCCGGGCTGCGCCGGGGAGGGCGAGGCCAGCGCCGTGCCCCCCCGAGCCGTGACCTGGCCCGGGGACGGGGGCACGGTGCCGGTGGCCCTCGGCAGCCCCGAGGAGCCGGGGAGCGGTGACCGGCCCACGCCCGCCTCCCCGCCCGGCGCGGGGAGCTTCGGGGGGCTCCCGGCCGCCCCGCCGAGCCCTCCCGGCCCCCAGCTCGCCACCGACTCTGCCGAATCCGACCTCCTGCTGGCGGCCGGGGGCTCGGCCGCGCCGCGGACCCCCGTGCTGGGCGAGCCCAGCCCCGTGCCCGCCGCCGGGGGGGACTCGGGGGGTCCCCCGGAGCTCTGGGCGGCCGCCTCCAGCCCGGCCCCAGCGCAGGGGGCTCGCGGCTGGACGGATCTGACGTGGCTGCAGGAGCCCATCACCGCCGCCACGGGCCCGGCCAAGCCCCCGGCCGACCGGACGGGCTCGGAGATCATCGACGTTGACTACTACGACCTGTTCGAGGGGGGCGAGGGACTGGGGGGCTTCcccgggggcggccggggggcggccggctcggcgcggcggcgggagccCGAGGGGGCGGCCACACCCTGGGCCCTCCACGAGCTCTACGACGACTTCACGCCCTTCGACGACGCCGATTTCTACCCCACCACCTCCTTCTACGCCGATGGGGACGACGAGGACGAGCTGGAGGacgaggaggaagaggaggaggaggaagacgGGGGGCTGGAGGACGAGAACGGCTACCGGCCGCCCACCTCGgccgcgcccggcgccgcgCCGGCCCCGCAGGACCCCCGGCCCACCGGGCACCgtgccgcggccccgccgccgccgcccggagTGTCCGGGGGCAGCCCCACGGCCTGGCCGCGGCCGGGGGAGCGGGGCCCGCCCGAGAACGGCTCCGAGTGCCGGAGCGGGTACGTGCGGCACAACAGCTCCTGCCGCTCCCTGTGCGACCTCGTCCCCAGCTACTGCCACAACGGCGGCCAGTGCTACCTGGTGGAGAGCCACGGGGCCTTCTGCCG GTGCAACACGCAGGACTACACGTGGCACAAGGGCACGCGCTGCGAGTCCATCGTCACCGACTTCCAGGTGATGTGCGTGGCCGTGGGCTCGGCCGCGCtcgtggtgctgctgctcttcatgCTCACCGTGTTCTTCGCCAAGAAGCTCTACCTGCTCAAGACGGAGAACAGCAAACTGCGCAAGACCAA ATACCGCACCCCGTCCGAGCTGCACAACGACAACTTCTCCCTCTCCACCATCGCCGAGGGCTCCCACCCAAAC
- the CSPG5 gene encoding chondroitin sulfate proteoglycan 5 isoform X1, whose protein sequence is MRLQEAGSRCGKGWILLCIWMDVQEPERADPLGRGWIPLQRGWIPLQGLDPPCVVAASAAGRGGWIPSQRPTDLWGGGAGSHYRELDPVASSAWPPQNSSVGEGRAWEGSLESSPPKWDLASGDPPGGPSNSTSAGGAAAGPQLEPPGAGTATTEPSAMPEGCPGCAGEGEASAVPPRAVTWPGDGGTVPVALGSPEEPGSGDRPTPASPPGAGSFGGLPAAPPSPPGPQLATDSAESDLLLAAGGSAAPRTPVLGEPSPVPAAGGDSGGPPELWAAASSPAPAQGARGWTDLTWLQEPITAATGPAKPPADRTGSEIIDVDYYDLFEGGEGLGGFPGGGRGAAGSARRREPEGAATPWALHELYDDFTPFDDADFYPTTSFYADGDDEDELEDEEEEEEEEDGGLEDENGYRPPTSAAPGAAPAPQDPRPTGHRAAAPPPPPGVSGGSPTAWPRPGERGPPENGSECRSGYVRHNSSCRSLCDLVPSYCHNGGQCYLVESHGAFCRCNTQDYTWHKGTRCESIVTDFQVMCVAVGSAALVVLLLFMLTVFFAKKLYLLKTENSKLRKTKYRTPSELHNDNFSLSTIAEGSHPNDDPGAPHKLQDSLKSCLKDEEPFNIHNSTSPKHDGGKGEQDVGELNCLQNNLT, encoded by the exons ATGCGCTTGCAGGAGGCTGGATCCCggtgtgggaagggctggatccTGTTGTGTATCTGGATGGATGTGCAGGAGCCAGAGAGGGCTGATCCCCTCGGAAGGGGCTGGATTCCATTGCAGAGGGGCTGGATCCCGCTGCAGGGGCTGGATCCGCCGTGTGTAGTGGCCGCATCCGCAGCAGGCAGAGGGGGCTGGATCCCCTCGCAAAGACCGACGGATCTATGGGGCGGGGGGGCTGGATCCCATTACAGGGAGCTGGATCCCGTAGCGT CATCCGCGTGGCCCCCCCAAAACTCCAGCGTTGGCGAGGGGAGAGCCTGGGAGGGCTCGTTGGAGAGCAGCCCCCCGAAATGGGACCTGGCGAGTGGAGACCCCCCTGGGGGACCCAGCAACAGCACCAGCGCCGGGGGGGCCGCGGCAGGACCCCAGCTAGAGCCTCCCGGGGCGGGCACGGCCACCACGGAGCCGTCGGCCATGCCCGAGGGGTGCCCGGGCTGCGCCGGGGAGGGCGAGGCCAGCGCCGTGCCCCCCCGAGCCGTGACCTGGCCCGGGGACGGGGGCACGGTGCCGGTGGCCCTCGGCAGCCCCGAGGAGCCGGGGAGCGGTGACCGGCCCACGCCCGCCTCCCCGCCCGGCGCGGGGAGCTTCGGGGGGCTCCCGGCCGCCCCGCCGAGCCCTCCCGGCCCCCAGCTCGCCACCGACTCTGCCGAATCCGACCTCCTGCTGGCGGCCGGGGGCTCGGCCGCGCCGCGGACCCCCGTGCTGGGCGAGCCCAGCCCCGTGCCCGCCGCCGGGGGGGACTCGGGGGGTCCCCCGGAGCTCTGGGCGGCCGCCTCCAGCCCGGCCCCAGCGCAGGGGGCTCGCGGCTGGACGGATCTGACGTGGCTGCAGGAGCCCATCACCGCCGCCACGGGCCCGGCCAAGCCCCCGGCCGACCGGACGGGCTCGGAGATCATCGACGTTGACTACTACGACCTGTTCGAGGGGGGCGAGGGACTGGGGGGCTTCcccgggggcggccggggggcggccggctcggcgcggcggcgggagccCGAGGGGGCGGCCACACCCTGGGCCCTCCACGAGCTCTACGACGACTTCACGCCCTTCGACGACGCCGATTTCTACCCCACCACCTCCTTCTACGCCGATGGGGACGACGAGGACGAGCTGGAGGacgaggaggaagaggaggaggaggaagacgGGGGGCTGGAGGACGAGAACGGCTACCGGCCGCCCACCTCGgccgcgcccggcgccgcgCCGGCCCCGCAGGACCCCCGGCCCACCGGGCACCgtgccgcggccccgccgccgccgcccggagTGTCCGGGGGCAGCCCCACGGCCTGGCCGCGGCCGGGGGAGCGGGGCCCGCCCGAGAACGGCTCCGAGTGCCGGAGCGGGTACGTGCGGCACAACAGCTCCTGCCGCTCCCTGTGCGACCTCGTCCCCAGCTACTGCCACAACGGCGGCCAGTGCTACCTGGTGGAGAGCCACGGGGCCTTCTGCCG GTGCAACACGCAGGACTACACGTGGCACAAGGGCACGCGCTGCGAGTCCATCGTCACCGACTTCCAGGTGATGTGCGTGGCCGTGGGCTCGGCCGCGCtcgtggtgctgctgctcttcatgCTCACCGTGTTCTTCGCCAAGAAGCTCTACCTGCTCAAGACGGAGAACAGCAAACTGCGCAAGACCAA ATACCGCACCCCGTCCGAGCTGCACAACGACAACTTCTCCCTCTCCACCATCGCCGAGGGCTCCCACCCAAAC
- the CSPG5 gene encoding chondroitin sulfate proteoglycan 5 isoform X2, with the protein MGGTRTSRRRAGCACRRLDPGVGRAGSCCVSGWMCRSQRGLIPSEGAGFHCRGAGSRCRGWIRPSAWPPQNSSVGEGRAWEGSLESSPPKWDLASGDPPGGPSNSTSAGGAAAGPQLEPPGAGTATTEPSAMPEGCPGCAGEGEASAVPPRAVTWPGDGGTVPVALGSPEEPGSGDRPTPASPPGAGSFGGLPAAPPSPPGPQLATDSAESDLLLAAGGSAAPRTPVLGEPSPVPAAGGDSGGPPELWAAASSPAPAQGARGWTDLTWLQEPITAATGPAKPPADRTGSEIIDVDYYDLFEGGEGLGGFPGGGRGAAGSARRREPEGAATPWALHELYDDFTPFDDADFYPTTSFYADGDDEDELEDEEEEEEEEDGGLEDENGYRPPTSAAPGAAPAPQDPRPTGHRAAAPPPPPGVSGGSPTAWPRPGERGPPENGSECRSGYVRHNSSCRSLCDLVPSYCHNGGQCYLVESHGAFCRCNTQDYTWHKGTRCESIVTDFQVMCVAVGSAALVVLLLFMLTVFFAKKLYLLKTENSKLRKTKYRTPSELHNDNFSLSTIAEGSHPNDDPGAPHKLQDSLKSCLKDEEPFNIHNSTSPKHDGGKGEQDVGELNCLQNNLT; encoded by the exons ATGGGGGGCACTCGCACGAGCCGGAGGAGGGCTGGATGCGCTTGCAGGAGGCTGGATCCCggtgtgggaagggctggatccTGTTGTGTATCTGGATGGATGTGCAGGAGCCAGAGAGGGCTGATCCCCTCGGAAGGGGCTGGATTCCATTGCAGAGGGGCTGGATCCCGCTGCAGGGGCTGGATCCGCC CATCCGCGTGGCCCCCCCAAAACTCCAGCGTTGGCGAGGGGAGAGCCTGGGAGGGCTCGTTGGAGAGCAGCCCCCCGAAATGGGACCTGGCGAGTGGAGACCCCCCTGGGGGACCCAGCAACAGCACCAGCGCCGGGGGGGCCGCGGCAGGACCCCAGCTAGAGCCTCCCGGGGCGGGCACGGCCACCACGGAGCCGTCGGCCATGCCCGAGGGGTGCCCGGGCTGCGCCGGGGAGGGCGAGGCCAGCGCCGTGCCCCCCCGAGCCGTGACCTGGCCCGGGGACGGGGGCACGGTGCCGGTGGCCCTCGGCAGCCCCGAGGAGCCGGGGAGCGGTGACCGGCCCACGCCCGCCTCCCCGCCCGGCGCGGGGAGCTTCGGGGGGCTCCCGGCCGCCCCGCCGAGCCCTCCCGGCCCCCAGCTCGCCACCGACTCTGCCGAATCCGACCTCCTGCTGGCGGCCGGGGGCTCGGCCGCGCCGCGGACCCCCGTGCTGGGCGAGCCCAGCCCCGTGCCCGCCGCCGGGGGGGACTCGGGGGGTCCCCCGGAGCTCTGGGCGGCCGCCTCCAGCCCGGCCCCAGCGCAGGGGGCTCGCGGCTGGACGGATCTGACGTGGCTGCAGGAGCCCATCACCGCCGCCACGGGCCCGGCCAAGCCCCCGGCCGACCGGACGGGCTCGGAGATCATCGACGTTGACTACTACGACCTGTTCGAGGGGGGCGAGGGACTGGGGGGCTTCcccgggggcggccggggggcggccggctcggcgcggcggcgggagccCGAGGGGGCGGCCACACCCTGGGCCCTCCACGAGCTCTACGACGACTTCACGCCCTTCGACGACGCCGATTTCTACCCCACCACCTCCTTCTACGCCGATGGGGACGACGAGGACGAGCTGGAGGacgaggaggaagaggaggaggaggaagacgGGGGGCTGGAGGACGAGAACGGCTACCGGCCGCCCACCTCGgccgcgcccggcgccgcgCCGGCCCCGCAGGACCCCCGGCCCACCGGGCACCgtgccgcggccccgccgccgccgcccggagTGTCCGGGGGCAGCCCCACGGCCTGGCCGCGGCCGGGGGAGCGGGGCCCGCCCGAGAACGGCTCCGAGTGCCGGAGCGGGTACGTGCGGCACAACAGCTCCTGCCGCTCCCTGTGCGACCTCGTCCCCAGCTACTGCCACAACGGCGGCCAGTGCTACCTGGTGGAGAGCCACGGGGCCTTCTGCCG GTGCAACACGCAGGACTACACGTGGCACAAGGGCACGCGCTGCGAGTCCATCGTCACCGACTTCCAGGTGATGTGCGTGGCCGTGGGCTCGGCCGCGCtcgtggtgctgctgctcttcatgCTCACCGTGTTCTTCGCCAAGAAGCTCTACCTGCTCAAGACGGAGAACAGCAAACTGCGCAAGACCAA ATACCGCACCCCGTCCGAGCTGCACAACGACAACTTCTCCCTCTCCACCATCGCCGAGGGCTCCCACCCAAAC
- the CSPG5 gene encoding chondroitin sulfate proteoglycan 5 isoform X3: MRLQEAGSRCGKGWILLCIWMDVQEPERADPLGRGWIPLQRGWIPLQGLDPPCVVAASAAGRGGWIPSQRPTDLWGGGAGSHYRELDPVASSAWPPQNSSVGEGRAWEGSLESSPPKWDLASGDPPGGPSNSTSAGGAAAGPQLEPPGAGTATTEPSAMPEGCPGCAGEGEASAVPPRAVTWPGDGGTVPVALGSPEEPGSGDRPTPASPPGAGSFGGLPAAPPSPPGPQLATDSAESDLLLAAGGSAAPRTPVLGEPSPVPAAGGDSGGPPELWAAASSPAPAQGARGWTDLTWLQEPITAATGPAKPPADRTGSEIIDVDYYDLFEGGEGLGGFPGGGRGAAGSARRREPEGAATPWALHELYDDFTPFDDADFYPTTSFYADGDDEDELEDEEEEEEEEDGGLEDENGYRPPTSAAPGAAPAPQDPRPTGHRAAAPPPPPGVSGGSPTAWPRPGERGPPENGSECRSGYVRHNSSCRSLCDLVPSYCHNGGQCYLVESHGAFCRCNTQDYTWHKGTRCESIVTDFQVMCVAVGSAALVVLLLFMLTVFFAKKLYLLKTENSKLRKTKYRTPSELHNDNFSLSTIAEGSHPNREAKGFAEREPEEERRSL; this comes from the exons ATGCGCTTGCAGGAGGCTGGATCCCggtgtgggaagggctggatccTGTTGTGTATCTGGATGGATGTGCAGGAGCCAGAGAGGGCTGATCCCCTCGGAAGGGGCTGGATTCCATTGCAGAGGGGCTGGATCCCGCTGCAGGGGCTGGATCCGCCGTGTGTAGTGGCCGCATCCGCAGCAGGCAGAGGGGGCTGGATCCCCTCGCAAAGACCGACGGATCTATGGGGCGGGGGGGCTGGATCCCATTACAGGGAGCTGGATCCCGTAGCGT CATCCGCGTGGCCCCCCCAAAACTCCAGCGTTGGCGAGGGGAGAGCCTGGGAGGGCTCGTTGGAGAGCAGCCCCCCGAAATGGGACCTGGCGAGTGGAGACCCCCCTGGGGGACCCAGCAACAGCACCAGCGCCGGGGGGGCCGCGGCAGGACCCCAGCTAGAGCCTCCCGGGGCGGGCACGGCCACCACGGAGCCGTCGGCCATGCCCGAGGGGTGCCCGGGCTGCGCCGGGGAGGGCGAGGCCAGCGCCGTGCCCCCCCGAGCCGTGACCTGGCCCGGGGACGGGGGCACGGTGCCGGTGGCCCTCGGCAGCCCCGAGGAGCCGGGGAGCGGTGACCGGCCCACGCCCGCCTCCCCGCCCGGCGCGGGGAGCTTCGGGGGGCTCCCGGCCGCCCCGCCGAGCCCTCCCGGCCCCCAGCTCGCCACCGACTCTGCCGAATCCGACCTCCTGCTGGCGGCCGGGGGCTCGGCCGCGCCGCGGACCCCCGTGCTGGGCGAGCCCAGCCCCGTGCCCGCCGCCGGGGGGGACTCGGGGGGTCCCCCGGAGCTCTGGGCGGCCGCCTCCAGCCCGGCCCCAGCGCAGGGGGCTCGCGGCTGGACGGATCTGACGTGGCTGCAGGAGCCCATCACCGCCGCCACGGGCCCGGCCAAGCCCCCGGCCGACCGGACGGGCTCGGAGATCATCGACGTTGACTACTACGACCTGTTCGAGGGGGGCGAGGGACTGGGGGGCTTCcccgggggcggccggggggcggccggctcggcgcggcggcgggagccCGAGGGGGCGGCCACACCCTGGGCCCTCCACGAGCTCTACGACGACTTCACGCCCTTCGACGACGCCGATTTCTACCCCACCACCTCCTTCTACGCCGATGGGGACGACGAGGACGAGCTGGAGGacgaggaggaagaggaggaggaggaagacgGGGGGCTGGAGGACGAGAACGGCTACCGGCCGCCCACCTCGgccgcgcccggcgccgcgCCGGCCCCGCAGGACCCCCGGCCCACCGGGCACCgtgccgcggccccgccgccgccgcccggagTGTCCGGGGGCAGCCCCACGGCCTGGCCGCGGCCGGGGGAGCGGGGCCCGCCCGAGAACGGCTCCGAGTGCCGGAGCGGGTACGTGCGGCACAACAGCTCCTGCCGCTCCCTGTGCGACCTCGTCCCCAGCTACTGCCACAACGGCGGCCAGTGCTACCTGGTGGAGAGCCACGGGGCCTTCTGCCG GTGCAACACGCAGGACTACACGTGGCACAAGGGCACGCGCTGCGAGTCCATCGTCACCGACTTCCAGGTGATGTGCGTGGCCGTGGGCTCGGCCGCGCtcgtggtgctgctgctcttcatgCTCACCGTGTTCTTCGCCAAGAAGCTCTACCTGCTCAAGACGGAGAACAGCAAACTGCGCAAGACCAA ATACCGCACCCCGTCCGAGCTGCACAACGACAACTTCTCCCTCTCCACCATCGCCGAGGGCTCCCACCCAAAC AGAGAAGCGAAGGGCTTTGCGGAGCGCGAGCCGGAGGAGGAGCGTAGGTCCCTTTAG